One region of Quercus lobata isolate SW786 chromosome 2, ValleyOak3.0 Primary Assembly, whole genome shotgun sequence genomic DNA includes:
- the LOC115974364 gene encoding mannan endo-1,4-beta-mannosidase 7-like, with protein sequence MKHLGVAFFVLLLIQNYGIFLHVEADNGFVKTKGVQLILNGSPYYANGFNAYWMMYVASDSSQRDKVSSAFQDATKHGLRIARTWAFSDGGYRPLQDSPGSYNEQMFQGLDFVISEAKKYDIKVVLSLVNNYENFGGKKQYVDWAKGQGQSVTSEDDFFTNSVVKGYYKNHIKTVLTRRNSLTGIAYKDDPTIMAWELMNEPRCPSDKSGKTIQAWITEMASYLKSIDRNHLLEVGLEGFYGASKQPSNPNFQVGTDFITNNQIPGIDFATVHAYPDQWLPGSSDEDQLSFLNSWLNDHIQDAQKILHKPILVAEFGKSLKLSNNTQRTKLFKTVYSTIYSSASGGGAAVGGSFWQLLAAGLDNFRDGYEIILSENPSIASVIAQESQKLGRLRKMYARLRNIEKWKRAREIKSRGNNNGN encoded by the exons atgAAGCATTTGGGTGTagctttctttgttcttcttttgaTTCAAAACTATGGGATTTTCCTGCATGTAGAAGCAGATAATGGGTTTGTGAAAACCAAAGGAGTGCAGCTTATATTGAATGGGAGCCCCTACTATGCAAATGGATTTAATGCCTACTGGATGATGTATGTGGCCTCCGACTCATCTCAGAGAGACAAAGTTTCATCTGCCTTTCAAGACGCTACAAAACATGGTCTTAGAATTGCAAGAACTTGGGCTTTCAGTGATGGAGGATATAGACCTCTGCAGGACTCTCCTGGCTCCTACAATGAACAAATGTTCCAG GGGTTGGATTTTGTAATATCTGAAgctaaaaaatatgatattaagGTAGTGTTGAGTTTGGTGAATAACTATGAGAACTTTGGAGGAAAGAAACAGTATGTGGACTGGGCAAAAGGTCAGGGCCAATCTGTAACATCTGAGGATGATTTCTTCACCAACTCTGTAGTGAAGGGGTACTACAAGAACCATATCAAG ACTGTTCTTACAAGGCGTAATAGCCTTACTGGAATTGCTTACAAAGATGATCCAACCATAATGGCATGGGAGCTTATGAATGAACCCAGGTGCCCTTCAGATAAATCAGGAAAGACCATTCAG GCCTGGATTACAGAGATGGCATCCTACCTGAAATCCATAGATAGAAATCACTTACTAGAAGTTGGTCTGGAAGGGTTTTATGGAGCATCAAAGCAGCCATCAAATCCTAATTTTCAAGTAGGAACAGATttcatcacaaataatcaaatcCCTGGCATCGACTTTGCCACAGTTCATGCATACCCTGATCAATG GTTGCCTGGCTCTAGTGATGAAGACCAACTCTCATTTTTGAATAGTTGGCTTAATGATCATATACAAGATGCACAGAAAATCCTTCACAAACCAATTCTAGTTGCAGAGTTTGGAAAGTCTTTGAAGTTATCTAATAATACACAAAGGACTAAGCTTTTCAAGACAGTTTACTCAACAATCTATTCATCTGCAAGTGGTGGAGGTGCAGCCGTTGGCGGCTCGTTCTGGCAACTTCTTGCTGCAGGACTGGACAATTTCCGAGATGGGTATGAAATAATCCTCAGTGAGAACCCCTCAATAGCTAGTGTGATTGCTCAGGAGTCTCAAAAGCTTGGTAGGCTTAGAAAGATGTATGCTAGGCTGAGAAACATTGAGAAGTGGAAGAGAGCAAGAGAGATTAAAAGCAGGggcaataataatggaaattgA